ACGCTGCGCGAGGTCGACCGCCACTACCCGCGGCTCCGGCTGGAGCCCGTGGTCCCCTTCGAGATGCCGGCCGGCGAGTCGGCGCTCTTCGACCGGCCGGTCACCGTCTCCGCCCGGAAGAGCCGGAGCGCCCTCGCCTACGCGGCGGTGGCCGCCGAGGCGCGGCGGCTGCTCGGGATCGAGCCGCTGGCCCGCGCGCGGGTGGGCGAGGCGGCGTGACGCGGCTCGGCGGGCGCGGCCGCGGCGAGCAGCCCGTCGTCCGACTGGACGACAACGCGCTCGCCTACGACGTCGCGCGCGACGGGAGGAGCGGCGCCGGTCGCGTCCAGCAGGTGCGGATGGACCGCATCGATCCCTCCCCGTACCAGGTGCGGCTCGTCTTCCCCGCGGACGAGGTCGAGAAGCTGGCGGACAGCATCCTGGCCAACGGGCTGATCCACGAGCCGCGCGCCCGCCCGCATCCCTCGCGCGCGGGGCGCTACGAGCTGATGCCGGGGGAGATGCGCATCCGCGCGCTGGAGCGGCTGGCCGAGCGCCGGCAGGCGGACGGGGTCCTGGGCCGCGACGGCGAGGGGCACTGGCTCGTCGCGCTCATGGTGGTCGAGGTGGACGATGAGCGGGCGGAGGCGATCGTGGCGGCCGAGAACGACGACCGCACCGACCTCTCCGCGTGGGAGTGGGCGCAGGCCTACCAGGCGCGGCGCGAGCGGCGGCGGGAGCGCGGCCAGCCGGCCGGCGTGCGCGACGTCGCCGCGAGCCTGGGCGGGGGGAAGAAGTTCCAGACGGTGGGGGAGTACCTCCAGGTAGCCGACGCGCTGACGCTGGAGGTGCTGCTCGGGGCGGGCGTGGTGAGCGGCGGGGAGCCGGATCACGCGCGCATGGCGCGGCTGCCGCTGGCCGCGCTGCAGCGCGTGGCGCGCGCTGCCGGCGCGAGCCCGACCGCGGGCGCGGAGCGGCTCCTGCTGGAGCTGAAGAAGGCGGGGGACCGCGCGGCGGCCGAGCACCTGGCTGGGCGCGAGCGTGCGCTCCAGGCCGGCGCGGGTCACGCGGGCGGGTTCCAGGTCAACATCCGCCAGTCGCTCGCGAGCCTCCCTCCCCGGCAGGCGGCGGGGTACCTGGCGCGGCTCGCGCCCGCGGTGGCGGTGCTCGCCGAACGGGCCGCGGGACTCGATGCGGGGGAGGCCGGCCAGGTGGCGGCGCTCCTCGAAGGAGCGGCCGCTACGCTGCGCGCCCGGGCGAGCGTGGGTTAGTCGGGCGGTTCTTCCTCAACGACAGGCAACCCGCTGAGTCCGGGAAGCAACCCCGAAATGTCCTGGATCGTGACGCTCTCCCGGCGCGGCTGGAAGTAGTCGCGCACCCGCTCGTAGCGGTCGCCGTACTTCTCCCGGAAGGTGGCGGCGAGCGGGGCGTCCTTGAGCACGCTCCGCAGTGCCCGGCCGCCGTTCAGGAACTTCAGCGGACGCTCCGTCTCCAGGACGTAGATGTACTTGCGTTTCGGCGTGGGGTGCTCGGCGAGCAGGAAGAAGTCCTTGAACAGCGCGTTCTGGCGGATCGACTCCGAGCCGCCGCGCCAGCGGACGAACTTGAACTCCGCGATCCGGCGGTCGGTCTCCAGATCGAACGCCCTGCCGGTGTTGCCGGCGCCGAGAGAGACGTACTCGACGGTCTCGCCTGGCTCGAGGAGGTGGGGAAGGCAGAGGAGGATGCCGAGGGCGTGGATCGCGACATAGAGCTGCCCCGCGATCCGCTTGAGCTCGCCGGCACCCGCGATCGCGTCGTCCGTCGCCTCCGTGCCGCCCAGCAGGGACTGGAGGTCGTCGGCCGTGGCGCCCTGGAGTGCCGCTTCGAGCCCCGCCACGGTGCGGGTCAGGTCAGGTCCGCAGAACCGCTGGAACGCGGCGATCCGCTCGGCGAGGTCCATGGGGGTTCGGACAGCGTTATGCAGCTGGTCTGGCCACAGGTGCGCTGGTTGCGAGGGGATGAACCGGCTTGTGGCCGTCCTTCCGGAGCCGGACCAGGCGGATGCACGGTGGGTGCCGGGAGGCCGAATCGCGCGGGGATCTGCGGCGATCCATCGGGCGGTGCGCTCCGCGAACGGCGCGCAGCGGGCAGTCGCGCGCAAAGCCCGGTCGCGCCTTGCCCGACAAAGCGATGGCTGACGGCAGAAAACGGCACCGATTCCGGTCGGGTGCAAAGCGCCGCCAAGCTCCAACGTGGTGGCGGACCCGAACAGAGGAGGTTGCGATGCGGAAACAGGTGAACATACCGGACCTGGTGCGGCGAGCGACCGCCCAGCCCCTGATCGTCCGGCAGGGTGACACCGTCGACAATGCGGACGCGCTGAACGAGTGGGGCAGGGTGCTGGGCGAGCGGTGGCCCCTCTGGGCACTCCGCGCCGAGGCCTTCCGGAGGCTCAATGGGCTACCCGCGCTCACGTATCCCCTGTCTGGGTTCGTGAGCTCGATCTGCCGCGACGAAGGATTGGAACGCTCAAGTTCGGTCGAGGGACTCGATGCGCTGTTTGACCACCGCCGGGTCGCGCTCGTGACCGGTGAGCGCTTCGCGTGGGATCGGGCGGAGCTCTGCGAGGACGAGGACGAAGAAGCTCGTTCCTGGTGGTCGTTCGGCAGCGTCGCCTTCCCAAGAATTCTCGATGGTCCGGTGCTCGCCACCTATGAGCCGGATACGCAATACTCCATCGGCGGCTACGACTCGCCGTACGAGGAGATCGGGGTGGAACTGGTGACGCTTCTCGACGAGCGGAACGCCGCTTGATCCGGCACACCGGAGCGAGCGAGCGCGAATCGGCGGCTGGGCGAGTTCCTCATCCGGGTGGGCGGCAACGTTCATGGGCGTCCGACGGCGCTGCGCCGCGCCGCAGCGAGGAAGCTCGCCGAAGAAGGGTTTCCTCTTTTCCGGGCGCTGTGGGAGGCGCTCGTGACGCCGGTCAAGGTGAATCCGCGTGCGATGAGCGTGCTGCG
This Longimicrobium sp. DNA region includes the following protein-coding sequences:
- a CDS encoding ParB N-terminal domain-containing protein, which translates into the protein MTRLGGRGRGEQPVVRLDDNALAYDVARDGRSGAGRVQQVRMDRIDPSPYQVRLVFPADEVEKLADSILANGLIHEPRARPHPSRAGRYELMPGEMRIRALERLAERRQADGVLGRDGEGHWLVALMVVEVDDERAEAIVAAENDDRTDLSAWEWAQAYQARRERRRERGQPAGVRDVAASLGGGKKFQTVGEYLQVADALTLEVLLGAGVVSGGEPDHARMARLPLAALQRVARAAGASPTAGAERLLLELKKAGDRAAAEHLAGRERALQAGAGHAGGFQVNIRQSLASLPPRQAAGYLARLAPAVAVLAERAAGLDAGEAGQVAALLEGAAATLRARASVG